The following are from one region of the Thermococcus cleftensis genome:
- the trm10 gene encoding tRNA (guanine(9)-/adenine(9)-N1)-methyltransferase gives MKTLADVLREALKEKGIESIGVLSKRFRKSRNKLQDIAVEIINGKGAIFRVPEKTAVAWDLNGNRVEGSHYAYAPLCMVDKFEMVLSPDELRSKLPEWPYFVIDLYHWDRHTQKEKGKICLQVSQSYGLLRDYFTGRELAVTWANDEFKSMFHGPLDRITTYDGPTSEFLRENGIDEVVLLDPWAEEVLSEKDFGVKAFIIGGIVDTGGNKKKTTPKIGEELERAGVKVRRRKIVLRGDVVGVPDRINRILGIILKMMVEGKSMDEAVYELQEPLHARWRLRKELPKRATRYMVDGRVYRVVEKELFDEYSKWLKIRWEDFVKVLRELDLIALERKRIHHLNKISNARIINGRLYRVILLKKAAMLCYNC, from the coding sequence ATGAAAACGCTCGCCGACGTTCTCAGGGAGGCATTGAAAGAGAAGGGAATCGAAAGCATAGGCGTCCTCTCGAAGCGCTTCAGGAAGTCACGGAACAAGCTCCAGGACATCGCGGTGGAGATAATCAACGGGAAGGGAGCCATCTTCCGGGTTCCGGAGAAGACCGCCGTTGCGTGGGACCTGAACGGCAACCGCGTTGAAGGTTCTCACTACGCCTACGCTCCCCTCTGCATGGTGGACAAGTTCGAGATGGTTCTCTCACCAGATGAGCTCCGCTCAAAATTGCCCGAGTGGCCGTACTTCGTCATTGACCTCTACCACTGGGACAGGCACACCCAGAAGGAGAAGGGCAAGATATGCCTCCAAGTGAGCCAGAGTTACGGCCTGCTGAGGGACTACTTCACCGGGAGAGAGCTGGCCGTCACCTGGGCCAACGATGAGTTTAAATCAATGTTTCACGGCCCTCTCGACAGGATAACGACCTACGATGGTCCAACATCGGAGTTTTTGAGGGAGAACGGCATAGACGAGGTTGTTCTCCTAGATCCGTGGGCTGAGGAGGTTTTGAGTGAGAAGGATTTCGGCGTCAAGGCCTTCATAATCGGGGGAATCGTTGATACAGGTGGAAACAAAAAGAAGACCACCCCCAAAATCGGCGAGGAGCTTGAAAGGGCAGGGGTAAAGGTCCGCAGGAGGAAGATAGTCCTAAGGGGCGACGTCGTTGGAGTCCCCGACAGGATAAACCGCATTCTCGGCATAATCCTCAAGATGATGGTGGAAGGAAAGTCCATGGACGAGGCAGTTTACGAGCTCCAGGAGCCCCTCCATGCCCGCTGGCGCCTGAGGAAAGAACTTCCGAAGAGGGCCACCCGCTACATGGTGGACGGAAGGGTCTACAGGGTCGTTGAGAAGGAGCTCTTTGATGAGTACTCCAAGTGGCTCAAAATCCGCTGGGAGGACTTCGTGAAGGTTCTGAGGGAGCTAGACCTGATAGCGCTCGAGCGGAAGAGGATACACCACCTCAACAAGATATCCAACGCGAGGATAATAAACGGAAGGCTCTACCGCGTGATCCTGCTCAAAAAAGCGGCGATGCTGTGCTACAACTGTTAA
- the trm5b gene encoding tRNA (guanine(37)-N1)-methyltransferase Trm5b encodes MLAVRVPKCEAEKTRRKLVELGVLAKGYAVKREGEFILFPVTEPVEGFELVEAEFKKLERRPHSYREVVEVPEGIKPLLPSSFDIIGDIAIIELPEELMEYGRAIGEAILKVHRHIKAVFAKGSKVEGEYRVRELIHLAGENRTETLHRENGIRLRLDVAKVYFSPRLATERMRVFETAQPGEVVFDMFAGVGPYAVLLAKKAKLVFAVDLNPWAIKYLEENVRLNKARNVVPILGDVRKVAGKVTADRVIMNLPKFADRFLREAMLSVKDGGVIHYYGFGPEEDLYSEHEAKIKAVARELGFKVEFLDERRVRPYAPRQFNIAIDFRVLK; translated from the coding sequence ATGCTCGCCGTTAGAGTCCCCAAGTGCGAGGCCGAAAAGACCCGGAGAAAACTAGTCGAGCTTGGCGTCCTGGCTAAAGGATACGCCGTCAAGCGGGAGGGGGAGTTCATACTCTTCCCCGTCACGGAGCCAGTGGAGGGCTTCGAGCTCGTCGAAGCTGAATTCAAGAAGCTTGAGAGAAGACCCCACAGCTACCGTGAGGTCGTTGAGGTTCCCGAGGGAATTAAACCGCTTCTCCCGAGTTCCTTTGACATAATCGGGGATATAGCGATAATCGAGCTCCCTGAGGAGCTGATGGAGTACGGCAGGGCAATCGGCGAGGCTATTCTCAAAGTCCACAGGCACATAAAGGCAGTCTTTGCCAAGGGGAGCAAAGTTGAGGGAGAATACCGCGTGAGGGAGCTTATTCATCTTGCCGGCGAGAACAGAACTGAGACACTCCACCGCGAGAACGGAATAAGGCTCAGGCTCGACGTGGCTAAAGTCTACTTCTCCCCGCGCCTCGCCACCGAGAGAATGAGGGTCTTTGAGACGGCTCAACCGGGGGAGGTTGTCTTTGACATGTTCGCCGGAGTCGGGCCGTACGCGGTACTTCTGGCTAAAAAGGCGAAGCTCGTCTTCGCCGTTGATTTGAACCCCTGGGCGATAAAGTACCTTGAAGAGAACGTACGGCTGAATAAAGCCCGAAACGTCGTTCCGATCCTCGGCGATGTGAGGAAGGTCGCGGGCAAAGTCACGGCGGACAGGGTTATAATGAACCTGCCCAAGTTCGCCGACCGCTTTCTGAGGGAGGCGATGCTGAGCGTTAAAGACGGTGGGGTAATCCACTACTACGGCTTTGGGCCAGAGGAGGACCTATACTCGGAGCATGAAGCGAAGATTAAAGCTGTTGCGCGGGAGCTCGGCTTCAAGGTGGAGTTCCTCGACGAGAGAAGAGTCCGTCCCTACGCGCCGAGACAGTTCAACATAGCGATTGACTTCAGGGTTTTGAAGTGA
- a CDS encoding ATP-binding protein produces MIERETWEEVIADYLELRVKYVPRQIEVKLPKTRALAIVGPRRAGKTYFLFQLWDELDGERRRSLYINFEDPRLVGATSNDLMEMLRVYYSLTSVPEGEKLIFLLDEVQAVDGWERFVRYLLDRGHRVILTGSSSKLLSKEIATVLRGRAITLHLYPFSLRELTGLNFGGKLPTLEVRGKTLGVLRECLEWGTYPEVVLQPELRREILREILDVTIYRDVVERWRVDNLKALRFLFKLLARSSHTSVTKLHSTMKSLGLAVGKPTLANYIEYLNDALVLFPLRAYVKSEKKRELLGFKPYFVDNGLLGVLGVKDRGRLLENLVFTELLKGGLEPDEDLFFYVTKSGHEVDFVIPDEELIQVTWKLSPDNETRELSPIIEASSETGIERLTVVTWERGRRIKIGGKTVRVVALEEWVKEREK; encoded by the coding sequence ATGATTGAGCGTGAAACGTGGGAAGAGGTCATAGCGGATTACCTTGAGCTCAGGGTTAAGTACGTTCCCAGGCAAATCGAAGTCAAACTCCCCAAAACTAGAGCTCTCGCCATCGTTGGGCCCCGAAGAGCTGGAAAGACGTACTTCCTGTTCCAGCTATGGGACGAGCTCGACGGGGAGAGAAGGAGAAGCCTCTACATCAACTTCGAGGATCCGAGGCTCGTCGGGGCAACTTCAAACGATCTCATGGAGATGCTGAGGGTTTACTACTCCCTCACCAGTGTTCCAGAGGGTGAAAAGCTCATTTTCCTTCTCGATGAGGTCCAGGCCGTTGATGGCTGGGAACGCTTCGTCCGCTACCTTCTCGACAGAGGACATAGAGTTATCTTGACGGGCTCTTCCTCAAAGCTCCTCTCGAAGGAGATAGCGACCGTTCTGCGGGGCAGGGCAATAACGCTCCATCTTTACCCGTTCTCCTTAAGAGAGCTCACCGGGCTCAATTTCGGTGGGAAGCTCCCGACCCTGGAAGTTCGGGGGAAAACCCTCGGCGTTTTGAGGGAGTGCCTTGAGTGGGGGACTTACCCGGAGGTGGTTTTACAGCCCGAATTGAGAAGGGAAATCCTCCGGGAGATTCTCGACGTTACGATTTACCGGGACGTCGTGGAGCGCTGGCGCGTTGACAACCTTAAAGCCCTCCGCTTCCTTTTCAAACTCCTCGCGAGGTCGAGCCACACCTCGGTGACAAAGCTTCACTCCACGATGAAGAGCCTTGGACTTGCTGTGGGAAAGCCAACGCTGGCGAACTACATCGAGTACCTCAACGATGCCTTAGTTCTCTTCCCGCTCAGAGCCTACGTTAAATCCGAGAAGAAGAGGGAACTGCTCGGTTTCAAGCCGTACTTCGTGGACAACGGCCTGCTCGGCGTTCTGGGGGTTAAGGACAGGGGAAGACTCCTGGAGAACCTGGTTTTCACGGAGCTCTTGAAGGGAGGCCTTGAACCAGACGAGGACCTGTTCTTCTACGTCACGAAATCGGGACATGAGGTTGACTTTGTGATCCCTGACGAGGAACTGATTCAGGTAACGTGGAAGCTTTCCCCTGATAACGAGACGAGGGAGCTTTCACCCATAATCGAGGCGTCGTCCGAGACGGGAATCGAACGGCTAACGGTGGTCACCTGGGAGAGGGGAAGAAGGATCAAAATCGGTGGAAAAACCGTTCGCGTCGTCGCCCTTGAAGAATGGGTGAAAGAAAGGGAAAAGTAG
- a CDS encoding TldD/PmbA family protein, which translates to MENLIRYAEKFFDEVEIALYRSRDVSANVELNEISMASTRSGAVTIIRGIKDKRLGLAIVDSDEESRVKEAIEQAAKMAKLNSPDERWVSLPEPGKYREGPKPNYELKEASPDKLVEMLGKAIKLAREKDEHVVVAGGEGGVSWEERHIINSHGIDVFQEGGAAFFFVELVGRKGDVVTPGIFDFDARRDLNLDVEGVVERAVRKVGWAYSVKASRNEEVPVILGPWAIAGLFSYALLPAFSGERLVKETTPLAGKVGERIASDVITLYDDPFHELAIEQTIADGEGVPTRKNVLIEEGTFRGFVWDNYWAKVYGTESTGNGKRDLRSGGINIGFHNVVIERGRRSLEDMIAEIERGYFVDGFQGAHSSNPDNGNFAVTANPAFLIEDGEVVGSSVFLIAGNVYELLKQASEVSKEQTVMPFMNTMITPFIKFENVKIAGK; encoded by the coding sequence ATGGAGAACCTCATACGCTACGCCGAGAAGTTTTTCGACGAGGTTGAGATCGCCCTTTACCGCTCCCGTGATGTCAGCGCGAACGTCGAGCTGAACGAGATTTCGATGGCCTCAACCAGGAGCGGTGCGGTAACGATAATCCGCGGAATCAAGGACAAGCGCCTCGGCCTGGCCATAGTGGACAGCGACGAGGAGAGCAGGGTTAAAGAGGCAATAGAGCAGGCCGCGAAGATGGCGAAGCTCAACAGCCCCGATGAGAGGTGGGTTTCCCTACCTGAGCCCGGGAAGTACAGGGAGGGGCCAAAGCCCAACTACGAGCTGAAGGAGGCCTCGCCGGACAAGCTGGTGGAGATGCTCGGTAAAGCAATAAAGCTCGCCCGCGAGAAGGACGAGCACGTCGTCGTTGCGGGCGGCGAAGGAGGTGTTAGCTGGGAGGAGAGGCATATCATCAATTCCCACGGGATTGACGTCTTCCAGGAGGGCGGTGCCGCGTTCTTCTTCGTCGAGCTCGTCGGAAGGAAGGGCGACGTTGTAACGCCCGGAATCTTCGACTTCGACGCGAGGAGGGATTTAAACCTCGACGTCGAGGGCGTCGTCGAGAGGGCCGTCAGAAAGGTCGGCTGGGCCTACAGCGTCAAGGCGAGCAGGAACGAGGAAGTGCCGGTTATCCTCGGCCCCTGGGCGATTGCTGGGCTCTTCAGCTACGCCCTCCTGCCGGCCTTCAGCGGTGAGAGGCTCGTTAAGGAGACCACCCCCTTAGCGGGAAAGGTCGGGGAGAGGATAGCGAGCGACGTCATAACGCTCTACGACGATCCGTTCCACGAGCTGGCCATCGAACAGACCATAGCGGACGGCGAGGGCGTTCCGACGAGGAAGAACGTCCTCATCGAGGAAGGAACCTTCAGGGGCTTCGTCTGGGACAACTACTGGGCGAAGGTCTACGGCACCGAGAGCACAGGGAACGGGAAGCGCGACCTGAGGAGCGGCGGCATAAACATCGGCTTCCACAACGTTGTCATAGAGAGGGGCAGGCGCTCGCTGGAGGACATGATAGCCGAAATCGAGCGCGGCTACTTCGTGGACGGCTTCCAGGGTGCCCATTCAAGCAACCCCGACAACGGAAACTTTGCAGTTACCGCAAATCCAGCATTCCTCATCGAGGACGGCGAAGTAGTTGGCTCAAGCGTGTTCCTCATCGCTGGAAACGTCTACGAGCTTCTCAAGCAGGCCAGCGAAGTCTCAAAGGAGCAGACGGTCATGCCCTTCATGAACACGATGATAACGCCCTTCATAAAGTTCGAGAACGTAAAGATAGCGGGGAAGTAA
- a CDS encoding TldD/PmbA family protein, with protein MEALERALKWAEENLKAKYIELRYEDLKKTTLGLKDGVFTSFTGKLHRGVAIRVLADGAWGFASTSELDNLEKKIEEAYKLAKAAAQTKREKIQLAEIEPAQDFVKSKMKVKPREVDIEEKVAHLRELEKLLKEDSAVKSVQVRYEDGGGRKILLTNEGTRIEWDYNYLYQGTYVTGKADGKLAMARDSIGAVDYGWELMTEIEPNEKVTERLLRKMHSQLKGVAPKRGEWPIVAGPIVVGIIAHEALGHLAEADLTINSPFKDLIGKQIAPEYVTMSERYVEGGFGNDRYDDEGVPVRDIHIIENGILKEIMLNREYAHKWGMEPNGHARAESYRYPPIIRMRNTVFEPGDYSFEELIEDIKFGYYVVDFRGGQAQLNSAFQVGIQEGYVIRNGEIAEPIRDTSITGVAIEALKKISAVGRDFGLEVGFCGKGQTAFVSSGGPHMRFDGGILLG; from the coding sequence ATGGAGGCACTCGAAAGGGCCCTTAAGTGGGCTGAGGAGAACCTGAAGGCCAAGTACATCGAACTCCGCTACGAGGATTTGAAGAAGACTACCCTCGGCCTCAAGGACGGCGTCTTCACCAGCTTTACAGGGAAGCTCCACAGGGGCGTTGCCATTAGAGTTCTCGCGGACGGTGCCTGGGGCTTCGCCTCGACCAGCGAGCTGGACAACCTTGAGAAGAAAATCGAAGAGGCCTACAAGCTGGCCAAAGCCGCGGCCCAGACGAAGAGGGAGAAAATCCAGCTGGCCGAGATTGAGCCAGCTCAAGACTTCGTGAAGAGCAAAATGAAGGTCAAGCCGAGGGAAGTGGACATCGAGGAGAAAGTTGCCCACCTGAGGGAGCTGGAAAAGCTCCTCAAGGAAGACAGCGCCGTCAAGAGCGTCCAGGTTCGCTACGAGGACGGCGGAGGGAGGAAGATTCTCCTCACTAACGAGGGAACGCGCATAGAGTGGGACTACAACTACCTATACCAGGGAACCTACGTCACCGGAAAGGCCGACGGAAAGCTTGCGATGGCAAGGGACAGCATCGGAGCCGTTGACTACGGCTGGGAGCTCATGACCGAGATAGAGCCGAACGAGAAGGTCACCGAGAGGCTCCTCAGGAAGATGCACAGCCAGCTGAAAGGAGTGGCCCCGAAGCGCGGCGAGTGGCCGATCGTTGCTGGGCCAATCGTCGTTGGAATCATCGCCCACGAGGCTTTGGGACACCTCGCGGAGGCGGACTTAACGATAAACTCACCCTTCAAGGACCTCATAGGCAAGCAGATTGCCCCTGAATACGTCACGATGAGCGAGCGCTACGTTGAGGGCGGCTTCGGAAACGACAGGTACGACGACGAGGGAGTCCCGGTCAGGGACATTCACATCATCGAGAACGGAATTCTCAAGGAGATAATGCTCAACCGCGAGTACGCCCACAAGTGGGGCATGGAGCCCAACGGTCACGCGAGGGCCGAGAGCTACCGCTACCCACCGATAATCAGGATGCGCAACACCGTCTTCGAGCCCGGTGATTACTCCTTCGAGGAGCTCATCGAGGACATAAAGTTCGGCTACTACGTGGTTGACTTCCGTGGCGGTCAGGCCCAGCTCAACAGCGCCTTCCAGGTCGGAATCCAGGAGGGCTACGTCATAAGGAACGGCGAGATAGCGGAGCCGATAAGGGACACCTCCATTACAGGCGTTGCCATCGAAGCACTCAAGAAGATTTCAGCCGTCGGCAGGGACTTCGGTCTTGAGGTCGGCTTCTGCGGCAAGGGACAGACGGCCTTTGTAAGCTCGGGCGGTCCGCACATGCGCTTCGACGGGGGAATACTACTCGGGTGA
- a CDS encoding cupin domain-containing protein yields the protein MKAEIKNLIDRGTYRKLPLFEGELPEGSYAQIVEVKPGQTVGKHYHLHQYELFYIMSGEAKLGIGETEYTAKPGDIFLVKPRTVHWVINESNEPFRLFVVKLNYRGDDSVWLEE from the coding sequence ATGAAGGCCGAAATCAAGAACCTCATAGACCGCGGGACTTACAGGAAGCTCCCGCTCTTTGAAGGAGAACTGCCCGAGGGAAGCTACGCCCAGATAGTTGAAGTCAAGCCGGGGCAGACCGTCGGAAAGCACTACCACCTCCACCAGTACGAGCTGTTTTACATCATGAGCGGTGAGGCCAAGCTGGGGATAGGTGAAACGGAATACACTGCAAAGCCAGGGGACATCTTTCTCGTCAAGCCGAGAACCGTCCACTGGGTTATCAATGAGAGCAACGAACCCTTCAGGCTCTTCGTGGTGAAGCTGAACTACAGGGGCGACGACTCGGTGTGGCTGGAGGAGTAA